CGGCGAGCTGGCGCAGCGCTCGTGGGACGATTACAAGGCCGCCTGCGCGCTCTGCGTCGATCACTTCGGCAAGAACCGGATCGTTGCGGACCTCGGCCCCGACGACTTCGCTGAGCTGCGCGCGACAATGGCTGAGAAGTGGGGGCCGGTCACGCTCGGGAACGTGATCCAGCGCATCCGAGTGGCCTTCAAGTTCGCGAGTGACAACGACCTGATCGACCGCCCGGTGCGGTACGGCCAGGCGTTCAAGCGGCCGTCCCGGAAAGTGGTCCGCGTCGATCGAGCCAAGAAGGGGCCGAAGCTGTTCGCGCCCGCGGTGATTCACCAACTACTCGCGGTGGCCAGCAAGCCGATGCGAGCAATGATCCTCCTGGGCATCAACGGCGGGCTCGGGAACTCCGACTGCGGGCGGTTGCCGCAGAGTGCCGTGAACCTCGAAACCGGGTTGATTGACTTCCCCCGGCCCAAAACCGGCATCCCGCGCCGGTGCGCCCTATGGCCCGAAACCGTCGCGGCGCTCCGGGATGCCTTGGCAGTTCGCCCGAACCCGAAGGATGAGTCCGATACGGACCTGGTGTTCATCACGAAGTACGGGTTGCCGTGGGCCAAGGACAGCGCCGATCAGACACTCGCGAAGGAGTTCGGGAAGCTGCTCCGCTCACTCAAGCTCGGCGGGCGAACGGGGCTCGGGTTCTACACCCTACGGCACACGTTCCGCACCGTTGCCGACGAGGCCAAGGACCAACCCGCGGTTGATTACGTGATGGGTCACGAGTCCGGGCACATGTCGTCCCACTACCGCGAAACGATCAGCGACGAGAGGCTCAGGGCCGTCAGCGACTTCGTGCGGAAGTGGGTGTTGGGGCCGGATGTTGTTGCGGCGTAGCGCATGCCTTCAAAACTGGCAAATGCCAAATGCGCTCACATTATGGAATACTTCGGCAACTACTCAGAAGGAGCTGGGGTGGCATTTTTCAGAGCCGGCAGTCGCGGACATTGGCCTCGATTAACTGGGTAAATCGCGCCCAAGTCTCGGGTTGCTCGAACGCCTTAATTGGCACCAAGTAGAACACCTGCTGCCTCGTGGCGAGCATGACCAACCCTCCAGCCCGCTCGGCGCGAATGATGGTCGGCCACGTCATAAACCCGGAGAAACTTTTCCCTACCACCTCTATCCCGTCGTCCGTGAAGGTGTAGGTTCGCGGCTCCCGAAGTTCCTCAGCTGTCTCCCACCGCTTCCGAGCCGCGAAGTAGGTGGCAATTGGGGTGTACACAAAGACGGCGCCCGCGAGAAGAAGGGCGGGCACCGCGAAGGCGTATCCCTCCACTCCCTGTGGTAACTGGACCAAGTTCGGCTTTACCAACGCCATGAGAGGGACGAACGCAAGCACGCCCAGCCAGAACAGTGCGATCAGCGCGACGAGCCTCATCCGGCGAATTCCAACCACCCAGTTCAATCGCAGGAACTCGCGGAAGGTTGGGGTCACCCGCACCACGATTGAAGTATCTGAGGGCATGGGAGGCCATTGGATCGAAGTTGAGCGCGGAATTTTTTTAGAGGATCGTGTCCGGCGGGGAAAAGTGTGACGCCGGGCTACTTCTTGGGAGGCTTCTTCTTCGGGGCCGGTTTGGGCGGATCAGCGTCGTCGTTATCCGCCTCTCCGGGCAGGTTACCGACGTCGAAGTCAGAGACCGAGATGCCGAGGGCACGTGCCAGCTTTCGCACGGTGACCCAGGCCGGTTCCGATTCGCCCTTCTCGAGAAGTGAAATGGCCTGTTTGCTTACCCCCGATTTCTTGGCAAGCGCGTATTGCGATAAGGCCGCTGCCTCACGCAGTTCTTTAAGGCGTTCGCCAAACGTCGGGCCGGTTGCCACAAGCACAGTTCCAACCCTCCCAGAAGGCGATAGCTGACCGCACGCCCGCATTCCGGAATCAAAAGTCTTGTATCGGCTATCCTGCTCTTAAACTTAACGCGATTACAAAAAGCGACAAGAGCAGTTGACCGGACAATTGCGCTTGACTATGGTTCACCAAACGGCCGATGAGTGGTTACGAAAAAGGCTCGCCCGGAGCTAGCACTCCGAGCGAGCCAGTGATGAGTGTCCCTACCCTGCAACAGGAGTGAACGACCCATGCCCGCAACTGTACCCGCCTCCGCGCCGCGGAGCAAGCCCCCCCGCGCACCCGCGCCCGATCTCGCCTACGCCCTCAAACTCTGGCGGGCGCTGGCCAAGTCCGGCTTTATGACCGACGCGAACGTGATCGCGAAGGCCGCTCAGGATCTGCTCCGTATGATCGAGCGGTTCCAGGAAGAGCACACCCCGGGTTCGCTCATCCATGAACTGAACAGGGCGGGGGTTCACCCAACGACCGGTGACGGTTACCCGGCTTCCCTGGCGAAGAACGTGCTCGGCGACCTGGCCGGCCTCGCGTGGTGCCTCGAGTCCGCGGTCGCGTTCATCACGTCCGAGCTGCTCGAGGAACCGCCGGCCGAGCTGAAAGGGGGCGCACGTCATGGCTGATCTCATCCCGTTCGCCGGTGAGCGGAACACGCTCCCCGCAGACCCGACGCCGTTGCTCGCGCTGGCCCGTGCTCCGCTATCGCGGCGTCGTTACTTCCAGGAGTTCTCCCCCGAACACCAGGAGGCGGAAGTTCAGCAGCACGCGCGCGGTCTCGCGATCGCGGCGAGCGATATCGGGAAGTCCGCGGCCCGGATCGGCACCGCATTGCGACTGCTCACCACCGAGGTGGACCGGTTCCTCGAGCAGTGGCCCGACGATGCCGCGGCTGAAGCTGCGAGACTCGCCGCCATCGTCGCAGCGGGGCTGGATCCTAATACCGAACGGTCCCTTACTGGTTGTGGCCCGGAGCACATCCAAGGCACGGCGGAGGAACTCCGGATCTGGCAACCGGTGCTGAACATCGTGCGGGAGCGGTTGGGCGCGCTCGAGCTGCCCGGCATCACCACGAACCAACAACGGCAAACATCCGAGCGGAGGGCAGCATGAAAGCCAAAGGGAAAAAGCCTGTGGAACGGAGACCGCGTTCGCGCGCGGACGTGTTCAGTGCGAGCGGTCCGAACCTCGTGGGCGCCGAGCTGTGCCAGCTCATCCTCCAGGTCCGGGACAAGCTCAAGGACTTCAAGGAACCCGAGGAGCGAGAGCGACTCAGAGAGGAACTCCGCGACGCCGACCTCGCCCCGGAACTGACCGAAGACGAGGGCATTCGGCTGGACGACATCTTCCGGGGTGTTGTAGCGCTACGCACGCTGCTGCCCATGATCTACGTCACGATCTTTGACGTGATGTGGGAGCTGCCCAAAGCCCCCGACACGCCGAAGAACAAACCGCGGTTCGCGCGGCCAGTGAGCTGAGTGTAAACTGTGCGACCACCGCGCCACCGGGAGTAGCTACCCGGTGAAGGCGGCGACCGAGGAACGGCGGTCTCGTACCCGCCCGCCCAAGGCCGCCGCCGGCGCGGCTACTCCCGAGTACGAGGAACCAATGTCAGACACTGTTGAGTTTTTGCGTAACCAAATCGCCCTTCGCCTGGCGGCTCTCGAGCCTTCACTTGCCCCCTACATCCATCGGCCGGATGTGCGAGCGTTTCAAAAAGAGGCGACGGAGAGACTCCGAGCCGAACCGGTTCATATGGCCGTTCACCCCGAATGGGCTGAACGCTGCATCAGGGGGCTGAACAAGACCGTGGCGACGATTGACCTGAATTGCAAGTTGATCGCACTGGGTCACAACCCACCAGGATGGAACCAGTATGAGTGGAACGTTCTCGCCACCTTGGCTGGGATGCAAGAATGCGACATGGAGGATGACGCGCAGGCGTACCAACTGCTCGTCATTCTTGACGGAAGGGCTCGAGAAGTTGATGCAGCCGAGCGCCGTCGGGCCACCTCCGCACACCACAACGAATCACACCAAGCGCCCCAGGAGCCGCAACGGGTCGAAAAGAATGATGCCGAACAGCCAAAATCAGCCGACGAATTCAGTCCGTACCGAATCGAAGGGCAGCACTTGTTTGTGGAATCGTTTAAAGAACCGGTCAAGCTGACAGCCAACCAGCGCAAAACGCTAGCGTTCGTGATCGCTGCCGGTGAGGAGGGTGCAGTGCTTTCCAAGGCGGCCGGAGTACCGCCCGACTACTCCAATTACATCAGGCAAATCAAAGACAAGTTGGCCGTCGCAGAATTGCCCGACTACATCCGCACACCAGGCGACGACGGCAAGGGAGTGGGTGGGGTTTATGCGATCCGACGGTTATAACCCGGATCTCCGGAACCTCGGTTTTTCTCGGCTTCTGCCTCGGCTTCTTCGGCTTCTCTGGGGCGTGCCTTAGGCAATCGGCGAGCGATAGTAATGGTGTGCCGCGTGCCATGACACTTAACGGGAGGCTGACGATGGGTTCCCAGACGCTTTTGCTCCGACAGGACGCTGCCGACCGCCTCGGAGTCCACTTCGCGAAGCTCGAGCGGTTGCGTCACAAGGGCCACATTCCCGAAGCGGTGCAAGCCGGGCGGTACTTCCGGGTGTCCCTGTAGATTTTGGCAGGCGGTAGTGGTTAGGCTGTTGGTCCTTGCACTTTTTGACTCTGGGAGGCACGGATGCCGACGCTAACCATCGAGTACCAGACCGACGCGGAACGACTGATTTTGGAGCAGGCGCTGGCGTTTTTCGCTCAGATGCGACACGTCGGTGCCACCGCTCCCGATGGTACGGTACTGGCCGCTTGTGAACGAGTCGCCCTCGACTCCGGACGCGAACTCGTCCGCGACACGTTGGCTTCCGCCGTCCAGAGTCGCGCCGACACCACCGATGCTTCCCAAAAAAGTCGGGCAGCAGGCTCAAAGGACGACGCCCCCGCTGGCTCTTGACGGCACTCGGGCGCATCCGCCTCCGCCGTCAGTACGCCATCCGCGCCGATGGCGGAGCGTTCCCGGCCGATGCCGTTCTGGGAGCCGAGGGGTATGTAACGACCGCCGCACAGCGGATGGCGGTTCTGGCCGGTGCGAGGGATTCCTTTGCGCGTGCGGAAGTAACGCTGCGTGAGTTGGCCGGTTGGGAGTTAGACGACGAGGTGATTCGCCAACTCACACACGCCGCCGCGAAGAGTCTGAGGGCCTCCCGCGAGCATCGCGCCGACGCCGAACGATTCGCAACGGCCGGGGGAGTCGTCGAGGTGCAAATCGACGCCGGGAAGGTGAACACCACGACCGGATGGCGGGACATCAAGTTGGGCGTGGTTTGCAAGCGAGAGCGGGGGAAGTCCGCGACGCCCGAAAAGTGGAGCGACCGCGTGTTGCCGCCCCCAACGATTCGGACCGTGGTGGCCAACGTCGAGGGCGCGAGCATTTTCGCGGAGCGCGTGCGAGCGGAGGCGGATCGCCTGAAGGTGACCACCGCCAGCGACGTGACGGTATTGGGTGACGGCGCGGAGTGGATCTGGAATCTGGCGGCCGATGTGTTGCCCCAGGCCGCCGGTGTATTGGACGTGTATCACGCGATCGAGCACATCGGGACTGCGGTGAAGGCGATCTGGGGTGAGACGGCGGAGGCGACCGCTCGTCGGCAGAGCGCCTTGTTGGCCGTGGTGACGGATGGGAAAGCCGGGATCGAGCGGTGGATCGCCGATACGTTCGGCGCGTTGCCGTCGGAATCCAACGGAGACGTGTTGCGGGCGTTGGCGCGTTACCTCGGCTCGCACCCGACGCGGTTGGGCTACGCGCAACGGCTGGCAAATGGTCGGAGTATCGGCAGCGGGTTAATCGAGGGTTCGGTGAAGCAGTTGGTGAATCGCCGGATGAAACTAACCGGCGCGCGGTGGCGCGTGGAACACGTCGGGCCGCTGGTGGAACTGGCGGCCGTCATCGAGACCCCAGACTGGCACGACTTCTGGACCGCCGCTTGAGCGTTGCCAAAATCTACAGGGACACCCGGTACTTCCTGTACCCCTCGGACAAGATCGACTCGATCAAGGAACGGCTGATCGCCCAAGGCCTCATCAAGCTGCAGTCCGAAGCGATCGCGGCCTGAACCACCTGGTGAATCTGGAGCGCGGTACCGACCCGCGCTTCATTTTGGACTTTGAAATAGGTAGTGCCGATACTTTTTACAAAATCGATTGGCAATCCAGATGGAGAGCTGTCGTGGTTAAGCCCGCAAATGGTCCGAACGAGCCCGCCCCGGCGCGTGGCCGCGACGACTTCGCTCGGTTCGTTAACGAGGTGATTGAAGCGGTCCGCACCGAGTTGCACGCCGCACCCGGTCTGACCCCTAACGAGGTGGCCAGCGTTCTGCGTGTCAGTCAGGGCAAAGTGCTCGCGTGGATCACGAGCGGCGAATTGGTTGCCACGAACACCGCGGCTGCGCTGTGCGGAAAGCCGCGCTGGGTCGTGAGCGCTTCAGCGCTCGAGGCGTTTCGCAAGAAGAGGAGTAGCCTGCCGCTGCCCAAGGTAGCGCGCCGACGCCGACCATCAGGGCTGGTCGATTACTTCCCCGACAGTGAGGCTGCCTGAAAACGCCGACACCCCGGCTGTAACCGAGGTGTGACGCACAACACAAACTAACTGGCCCGGCAAGGCCTTCGAGGAGCTACCAACATGATGAACCACACCCGCGAAAAAAGCAAGCCCGTGCGCCGCGACGTTGGTCACACGGTGCCGTCAGGACCGGTGCCGTTCGCTCACCCGGATCACTCCCTTCAACTCAACTGGCCGTTCGCTCAGTACGCCGACGCGCTGCTCAAACTCGACGAGGCGAAAAAGCGCGAGTGGGCCGCGACCGTCACGGGTGACCACAACGCGCGCGAGCTCGCATCTTTCGACATGCTCGAGGCACTGACCGAGGTTCAGAAGGTCCGCGACTCCGCGGGGCAACTCCTCGCATTCTGCCTGCGCGTCGCTCTCGAAGACGATCACGCTGGCACGTTCCGGGCGCTGCTCAACAAAGCCCTCGGCATGGACCATCTCAGGGCGCGCCTCGATCAGCTCGAAGCACGGCTCGACGAAGTTGAAGACGGCGTGCTCGCGATCAACCGCGGGGAGGTGCTCGTTTGAACGCCAATCCCAAAGGTCTCAAACACAAACTGAGCACGCAAGGAGGCGTGCGCCTTCACCAGCCCGGGGCCGAAGCCCCGGCGCCGTCGGAACTGATCGTAACGCCGCTCACCGGGAAGAAGGTCAAGCCCGTTCGGTACTTGATTCCGGGCCGAATCCCGTCCGGCAAGTTGATCCTGATTGCGGGGCGCGGGGGGAGCGGGAAAAGCACGCTGCTGAGGTCCGTCGCCGCCGACCTGTCCGTGGGCCGGTGCGCGCTCGGGCTCACGTACCCCAATCCCGTTCGCGCCAAGACGCTTATCGTCGCGGCCGAGGACGGTCCCGAGGACACGATCCTGCCGGGCCTGTTGGCCGAGGGAGCCGACCTGACGCGGATCGCGATCTTGGAGGGCGTGCGCCGCGGCAGCGCCAAGTCCGACTTCACGCTCTCCCCGGAGCACGTGGAACTGGTCCGCGAGCAACTGAAGAAGTCGCCCGAGATCAAGTTGGTGACGATCGACCCGATCGCGTCGTTCGTGGGCCGCGCGAAGATCGACGACCACCGCGCGACGGAGCTGCGCCTGGTGTTGGACCCGTTGAGCGAACTGGCCGAGGCGAGCGGGGTGACGATCGCGATGGTCGCGCACCTGAACAAAGCCGGGGGCGGGGCCGGCACCGCGGCCGTGGACCGGATCGCGGGAAGCGCGGCGTATCGGGACGCGGTCCGGGCCGCGTACCTGATCTGCGAGGACGCCGACGACGACACGCGCCGGTTGCTCATGCCGGTGAAAGAGAACCTGCCCGGGTTCGAGCACACCAGCATTCCGTTCGGCCTCGCTCCGCTGAGCGAGCCGGACGCCGATGCCGTGGTCAAGCGCGAGCAGTTCCGCCACCTCGAGGCCGACGACCTGGCCGCGGTCCGCGCGCAACTGCGCCGGGTGCGGTTCTTCACCGCGGTGAGCATGGACGCGGACACGGCGTTGAAGGCGAAGAAGCAGGACGGAACGAAGGTCGAGCGGTGCAAGGAATGGCTCAAGACGTTCCTCGCGAAGTACGCCTTTCCGTCCAACGAGATCATGGAAGCAGCGAAGAAGGCTTCTTTCACCTTCGACAACGTGAAGGAAGCAAAGTCCCAGCTCAAGAGCGAGGGCGCGTTGTGGAATCACAACCTGGGCAAAGTGCGTGGCGAATGGTGGTCAGGGTTGGGTGAGCCATTGAACTGGAAGCTCCGCCCCGAGCCCACTCCCTTCTCTCCCCAGACTCCCTTCTCTCCCCCCTCTCCCTTCTCTCCCTTTCTTGGAAATACAAGCAGTTTTCAAGAAGGGGAAAGAAGGGAGAGAAGGGAGTCTGAGGAGTGTGGGGAGTCACCCCACATTGAACCCCCAGATAGCGAGGGGGTGCTATGACCACCGCAACCCTCACCGTTTCAGAGTTGCTCACCGACCTGAGCGTCGCCGGTGTTCGTCTCTGGCCGGAGGGACGGAACATCCACTACCGATCCCCGAGCCCGCTCAGTTTCGCGTTGAAAGAGGCCATCATCGGACACAAGCCCGAACTGCTGATCCGCCTTGCCGCATGGGACGCATCGGAAGCAATGCAGTTGGAACACGCGGCCGATGGCCTGGTCGAGTCGCTCGGCATCTCCGGGAACGACCCCGTGATTCAGGAAGTTGCCGGCCGGTGCGTTCAGGCTCACCACCGCAATGACATGACGGGCGTGCGTGCGGCGTGCGCGACGATCGAAGATCGCGCGAGGAAGGTGGCAAAGGGCCGTAACGCCGCCTGAGCCGCTCGCCCTGCCACGACGCAGCCGGGGCCGTTAGTCGCCGTCACAACCGGACCGGCATCCGCGAACCAAGCGTGAGCAAACCAGTGTGGGCACCGGGTCAGGAACCCGTCCGAGGGCTTCACGGGTCCCTCCCCGACCCGATCCGCGGGGCACCCCACGGGGAACAGTCGGGCTCGTACACAGAGTAGCGGTGTGACACCAGGAGTTTGACAACTGTGACTCTCAGGGAATCGGATCTTCTGCTCGTGCGAGTACTTGGAGCGACTGACACGCTATTCCTTACGGTGCGCGACTGGCGCTTGGGAGTGAACGCGGCGCACCTCGGGCGCGCGATGTGCGCGAAGCGGGGCGTCTCGACACCCGTGAGCGGAGCGACCGCGGACCGGAAGGCTGGGGGGGAGTGGTTACTCACGGTTTGGCCGATGCGGGATTGCTCGTGGTCGCACGGGATCGGAGTGAGACGTTCCCCGGATGCCAACTCACGGCGGCCGGAGAAGCCCGCGCTCGC
The Gemmata palustris DNA segment above includes these coding regions:
- a CDS encoding helix-turn-helix domain-containing protein codes for the protein MVKPANGPNEPAPARGRDDFARFVNEVIEAVRTELHAAPGLTPNEVASVLRVSQGKVLAWITSGELVATNTAAALCGKPRWVVSASALEAFRKKRSSLPLPKVARRRRPSGLVDYFPDSEAA
- a CDS encoding YcxB family protein; translation: MRLVALIALFWLGVLAFVPLMALVKPNLVQLPQGVEGYAFAVPALLLAGAVFVYTPIATYFAARKRWETAEELREPRTYTFTDDGIEVVGKSFSGFMTWPTIIRAERAGGLVMLATRQQVFYLVPIKAFEQPETWARFTQLIEANVRDCRL
- a CDS encoding tyrosine-type recombinase/integrase; translation: MSEANSTPDAPGGKSPKPNKPYPDFPLFPHVTNRWAKKIRGKLHYFGPWRDPDGALKRYLEQKVALHSGRKPREDTSGFTVKDLANQFLNAKQNLVNSGELAQRSWDDYKAACALCVDHFGKNRIVADLGPDDFAELRATMAEKWGPVTLGNVIQRIRVAFKFASDNDLIDRPVRYGQAFKRPSRKVVRVDRAKKGPKLFAPAVIHQLLAVASKPMRAMILLGINGGLGNSDCGRLPQSAVNLETGLIDFPRPKTGIPRRCALWPETVAALRDALAVRPNPKDESDTDLVFITKYGLPWAKDSADQTLAKEFGKLLRSLKLGGRTGLGFYTLRHTFRTVADEAKDQPAVDYVMGHESGHMSSHYRETISDERLRAVSDFVRKWVLGPDVVAA
- a CDS encoding helix-turn-helix transcriptional regulator, encoding MATGPTFGERLKELREAAALSQYALAKKSGVSKQAISLLEKGESEPAWVTVRKLARALGISVSDFDVGNLPGEADNDDADPPKPAPKKKPPKK
- a CDS encoding AAA family ATPase; protein product: MNANPKGLKHKLSTQGGVRLHQPGAEAPAPSELIVTPLTGKKVKPVRYLIPGRIPSGKLILIAGRGGSGKSTLLRSVAADLSVGRCALGLTYPNPVRAKTLIVAAEDGPEDTILPGLLAEGADLTRIAILEGVRRGSAKSDFTLSPEHVELVREQLKKSPEIKLVTIDPIASFVGRAKIDDHRATELRLVLDPLSELAEASGVTIAMVAHLNKAGGGAGTAAVDRIAGSAAYRDAVRAAYLICEDADDDTRRLLMPVKENLPGFEHTSIPFGLAPLSEPDADAVVKREQFRHLEADDLAAVRAQLRRVRFFTAVSMDADTALKAKKQDGTKVERCKEWLKTFLAKYAFPSNEIMEAAKKASFTFDNVKEAKSQLKSEGALWNHNLGKVRGEWWSGLGEPLNWKLRPEPTPFSPQTPFSPPSPFSPFLGNTSSFQEGERRERRESEECGESPHIEPPDSEGVL
- a CDS encoding TubC N-terminal docking domain-related protein, whose amino-acid sequence is MTTATLTVSELLTDLSVAGVRLWPEGRNIHYRSPSPLSFALKEAIIGHKPELLIRLAAWDASEAMQLEHAADGLVESLGISGNDPVIQEVAGRCVQAHHRNDMTGVRAACATIEDRARKVAKGRNAA